GTGAAACGGTTCGCGTCCCTGCAGATCCAACGCGACCCCAGCAGCGGCTGGGTCCTCGCGTTCTCTGTGCTGGCCTGCGTCGGGCTGTTCACCGGACTTCTCATACCTCGCCGCCGAATCTGGGTGAAAGTCCACCACTCGGCGACCACAACCGACTCGACGATCCACGTGGAGTACGCCGCCCTCGCCCGAGGAGACGACCCGGGGCTTGCCCGCGCGGTCCAGCACCTAGCGGAGGCTCACACAGAAGTGTGTGAGCGGGCGAATACGGCCGCGCAGCCACGATAGGTCCACAGCTATGAACGCCCCCCTCGACCTTGGCGACTACCTGCTGCCCGCAGCGCACCCCTTTACCCTTTTGCCGGGCGCCGCAACGGTGATGGCCACCATCTACCTCCTCGGGGCGCTGCGTCTGTGGCGGCAGCATCGACGGTGGTCGGTGTTGCGCACGGTGAGCTTCGTCTCCGGCTGCGCAGCCCTCGCCGCCGTCACCGGCCTCGCTGTAGAGGACTACGGCAAAGCCCTGCTTTCGGTGTTCATGTTTCAGCAGCTGACATTGATGATGGCCATCCCACCGCTGCTCGTGCTCGGTTCCCCGGGAACCCTTCTGCTGCGTGCCACCCCGCACCGCGGCGTCGGAAAAAGTGTCCTCAAAGTGGCGCACGGCGCGTTGCGGTGGCGAGGGTCAAGATGGGCCCTAAGCCCCTGGGTCGCATTACCCGCCTACCTCGCGGCCTTCTACGGCCTGTACATCGCAGATCTGCTCGATCCCGTCCTAGCCCTCCCCGGCGGTCACACCGCCTTAGAATCGGCGTTCCTGATCAGCGGGATCCTGTTCACCATCCCGGTGCTCTCCACAGATCCACTACCGGTCCGCATGAGCCACGGAGGACGGGCACTCGACCTTTTCGCTGAGGCAGCGTTGCACGCCTTCTTCGGGGTGTTCCTCATGATGGCGACCAGTCTGGTAGTAGGAACATTCGCTGAATCGACCATTGCCCTAGGGATCGACCCCATCGAGGACCAACGCGTAGCCGGCGGTCTTGCATGGTCCTATGGCGAGGCGCCCACACTCATCATGATCCTGATCGTGATGCACCGGTGGTTCCGGCACGACTCCGTTCGTGACGCCGCCGCAAGCAGATGGGCGGACGCGCACGGGGATCCAGAGCTCGACGAGTACAACGAGTACCTGCGCCGTCTAGAGAAAGGCGGGTCCGCATGACAGCACTTCGAGGGGCAACCGGCGCGCTGCGCATGCCCTCTATGTGGACCAGCGGCACGGATTCCTTGCCCGTGACGGCGGCGTTGCCCTTGGCGGCAGCGGCGGGGTTGCTGATGGATGCGGCCACACCGGACCTCGGATGGTGGCCGCTTGCTTTCGTGAGCGTGACGATCCTGCTCGCGGCTCTCCTCGGAAGAGGCACGCTCGCTTCCTTCGTCGTGGGTTGCGTCTTCGGGGCCGTGTTCAACCTTGCCCACCTCGTATGGGTGGCGCAATTCCTCGGACCAGTGCCCTGGTTGGCCCTCAGCGCCCTGCAGACAGTCCTGATCGGTGTCAGCAGCATAACCATCACCCTCACCTACCGTTGGGTGAAGGTACGTAGGCTCGGCGGGGCCTTAGACCTGCTGGGTATCCCCGCGCTGGTAGCAGCCCTGTGGGCCGCGCGGGAAGTACTTGTCGGAATGTGGCCGTACTCGGGCTTCCCCTGGGCACGGGTAGGAATGACGCAAGTGTCGGGACCATTTCCTGAAGTGGCGTCCTGGGTGGGAACGACGGGTGTGACCTTCCTCGTCGTGGGCGTGTGCGCCGCCCTCGTGCAGGCCCTCAGACCGGGGCGTCGCACTCTGCGTGCCGGCGTGCCGGCGCTCGTGGGAGTCCTGCTCATGGCGGTCACACCCCAGTACGCCACCCGGAGTATCGGAACGTTCACCGTCGGGTGGGTCCAAGGCAACGGGCCGGCAGGCTATTTCGACGACCGCAACGAAGGCGACATGCTCCGAGCCCAAGCATCAACATCGAAAACGATTCGGGGCCAGCAGATGGACGTGCTCGCCTGGCCAGAGGGCTCCGTGGACATCGACCCGGCGTCTTCAGAACCCACACGTCGAGTGCTGAGTGAAATCTCCGCCGCGTACGGTGCCCCGCTCCTAATGAACGCCGCAACCACGAGAGGCGAGCAAACGTTCAACTCAACCATGCTGTGGACGACGGACGGTAGCGAGCAGAGCTACGACAAACTCAACCCCGTCCCGTTCGGCGAATACGTGCCCGACCGGTGGCTGTTTGAACGTCTCGCACCTGACCTTGTCAGTCTGATCCAGAGGGAGTACACCCCAGGCAGATCGGCGCCAGTGATGGATATAGGAGGCACCCGCGTCGGGCTGGCGATCTGTTTCGACGTCATCTACGACGACGTGATCTTCGATGCAGCACGGCAAGGCGCGCAGGTCTACATCTTCCAGACAAACAACGCCGACTTCCGCGGAACAGACGAGAACGTGCAGCAGCTCGCCATCGCGCGAATGCGAGCCATCGAAACCGGGCGCGCAGTGGTCAACGTCTCCACCGTGGGAACAAGCCAAGTGATCAACCCCGATGGGTCGACCGAAGAGACCATCGGGGTGGACACGGCCGCTGGCCGAGTGAGCGAGGTGCCGCTACGGGCGGGGATCACGCCGGCGAGCTGGCTCAGCCCCACCATCGAAATTGCAATGGTCGTTGCATCGGCCGGTGTGCTGTTGTGCGTTCGTCTGCGCATCCACGTTCGTGCGCGGAAACGGTGATGAGCTGGACAAACGGCAGACCGCATCGCGCACCCCGCGCGAGCAGCGCACGCTTGGCCTCCGATGCCAGGCTGCCCCGGCTTGGCTGTGACGGCCAGTTCGGATTGGTACCATCGCTGCGATGCCGGTAAGCACGGGACGCGCCCCACTTGGGGCCAGTACCGCCTCCGTCGTGAGAATGAGGATCATCGCCAGCCTCGTCCTAATCTTGATGTGTCTGCTCGCTGTATGGTCAAGCAGCCACTCTGATGCTTCCACGACCTCCGATGCGG
The genomic region above belongs to Microbacterium proteolyticum and contains:
- a CDS encoding cytochrome c oxidase assembly protein; the encoded protein is MNAPLDLGDYLLPAAHPFTLLPGAATVMATIYLLGALRLWRQHRRWSVLRTVSFVSGCAALAAVTGLAVEDYGKALLSVFMFQQLTLMMAIPPLLVLGSPGTLLLRATPHRGVGKSVLKVAHGALRWRGSRWALSPWVALPAYLAAFYGLYIADLLDPVLALPGGHTALESAFLISGILFTIPVLSTDPLPVRMSHGGRALDLFAEAALHAFFGVFLMMATSLVVGTFAESTIALGIDPIEDQRVAGGLAWSYGEAPTLIMILIVMHRWFRHDSVRDAAASRWADAHGDPELDEYNEYLRRLEKGGSA
- the lnt gene encoding apolipoprotein N-acyltransferase — protein: MTALRGATGALRMPSMWTSGTDSLPVTAALPLAAAAGLLMDAATPDLGWWPLAFVSVTILLAALLGRGTLASFVVGCVFGAVFNLAHLVWVAQFLGPVPWLALSALQTVLIGVSSITITLTYRWVKVRRLGGALDLLGIPALVAALWAAREVLVGMWPYSGFPWARVGMTQVSGPFPEVASWVGTTGVTFLVVGVCAALVQALRPGRRTLRAGVPALVGVLLMAVTPQYATRSIGTFTVGWVQGNGPAGYFDDRNEGDMLRAQASTSKTIRGQQMDVLAWPEGSVDIDPASSEPTRRVLSEISAAYGAPLLMNAATTRGEQTFNSTMLWTTDGSEQSYDKLNPVPFGEYVPDRWLFERLAPDLVSLIQREYTPGRSAPVMDIGGTRVGLAICFDVIYDDVIFDAARQGAQVYIFQTNNADFRGTDENVQQLAIARMRAIETGRAVVNVSTVGTSQVINPDGSTEETIGVDTAAGRVSEVPLRAGITPASWLSPTIEIAMVVASAGVLLCVRLRIHVRARKR